The genomic DNA TCGGTCCAACCGCCGACGGCCTGCCAGTTGGCGGCCACCCCGGCGCGCTCGATGGCGACAACTTCAGGGGCGGGCACGCCCATCGCCCGCAGCTCAGCGGCCTTGGCTGCCACCGCAATGGCCTTGGGCCCGGCACCGATGACGGCCAGGGTGGGGGCCGATGGGGCACTCATGTGATCACCTCTCGCAGTGCGTCCAGCCACATCGCCTGCAGGGTGGCGATGTCCTCGGCAGACAGAATGTCGGGCAGGGTCCGCCATTGGGTGCCGAGCACGGCCGACCCGTCGCGGTCGATCACCGCGGCCATGACCGTCAGTTCATGGCGCACAGCAACATTCGGCTCGGGAACCGGGGTCACCCCGGTCTGCAACGAACGGTCCTGCAGCAGAGCATGGTCGGCCGCATCCAGTTCGATACGGCCCAGATAGTTGAGCAGCACCTGCGGATCCTGGTGGACGCCGAGCCGTTCGGCAGTGTCCTCCCGCAGGTACCGAAGCAGCCCGTAGTCGATCGCGTCGCCCGGGATCGCGGCCACCTGCGCGGCGACACCACGGGCGTCGTCGGCGCTCAACCGCAACGGGTAGATCATGCTGAGCAACCCGGCGGTGTCGCCGGTATCGACCTCGTCGTGATCTGACACCACCGCATCCGAGCGGCCGTGGGTTTCCAGCGCCAGCACCGGCGCCGGGGTCGGCTGGCCGCGGTGGCGACGCCAATTGCTCAGGGCACGAGCGGTCGCCGCGGCCAACACCTCGGTCACCGGGACCGGGCCGGTGAGCAATCGGGCCGTCACGTCGGGCTCGGCGAAGGTCATCTTGATCGTCACATCGGCCATCCGGTCGGCGGACGGATCGACTCGGCGCGCACCGATTTCCGGATCGCCGCCCTCGAACTGCCGCTCCCAGAAGTCGCAGGTGTCGAGCGTGGCCGCCCGCTCGGACAGCAGCCGTGACCACTGCCGCAGCGAGGTGTGCTCCCGCACCGGCAGCGGCGTACGCCCGGATGCCAATGCATGCCAAGCATTTTCGAGCTCACCGACCAGGATCCGCCACGACGCCGGGTCCAGCGCCAGCACGTGGGCGGTGAGGATCAGCAGGCCGCCGTCCGTCTGTGGGTGATGCAGCCACACCGCATCGAGCATCGACCCGTTCTGCGGATCCAGGCGTTGCACCGAGAGGTCCGCCTGCTCGGCCACCGCGGCATTGAGATCACCCGACCCGGTCGCCTCCGCGAGCACCTCCCCTGGCGTATGCGGGACCAAGGTCAAAGTCTCGCGGTCCAATCGGGTGCGCAGCACCTCATGCCCGTCGATCACGTTGCGCAGCAGGGCTTCCAGCTGCGCTCGGGTGATCCCGGCGGGCAGGCGGAACACCTCCGTCTGAGCGAGCCGGCGGGGGTCGCCGTACTGGTAGAGCCAGCGCCCGTTGGGCAACAACGGGATCGGGCCGGTGTCGGGTGGGGCATCGTCGGCTGCGCCTTGAGCCTGCGCGACGGCGGCCGCATCGGCGTCGATCGCGGCCGCGAGTTCACGAACGGTCGCGCAGTCCAACATCAGGCGGGCTCGCAGAGCCACGCCACGTCGCCGCACAGCCTGCACCACCGACAGGGCCACGATGCTGTCCAGCCCGAGATCGAGGAAGTCCGCGGTGACGTCCACGCCCGCGCCGTCCGTCGTTCCCAGCACCTCGGCCAGTACCTGGGCCAGCAGCCGCTCGGTCTCCGTGGCAGGGTGCTCAGCCCCCTCGGAGCGTCCGCCGGTACCCAGGGCCGCCAGTGCGGCGTCGTCGACCTTGCCGTTGGTCGTCAGGGGGATCTCGTCGACGGCCACGATGTGATGGGGCACCAGATGCCTTGGCAGGGTGTCGGTCAGCATCCCGCGCAACTCGATGACCGGAGTATCGGTCACCACATACGCAATCAGGCGCGGCCCGCTGCGGTGCTGCCGTACCGCCACATGGGCATGCCGCACCCCGGGATGAGTATGCAGCGTCGCGGCCACCTCTCCGGGCTCCACCCGGAAGCCACGGATCTTGACCTGGTCGTCGCTGCGGCCAAGGAATTCAAGAGCACGAGATTCCACCCGTCGGCGCACCAGGTCACCGGTGCGGTACATACGGGCACCTGGCGTGAACGGATCGGCGACGAACCGTCCGGCCGTCTCTCCCGGCCGGCCGAGATAGCCGCGGGCCAACTGTCCACCGGCCAAATACAATTCGCCGCACACACCGTCAGGAACCGGCCGCAGCCAGCCGTCGAGCACGTAGGCCGCGGTCGACTCCGTGGGACGCCCGATACAGGGCTGTGCGTACTCGGCGATCGTCGCGACGACGGCTTCCACCGTGGTCTCGGTCGGACCGTAGCAGTTGTGCGCGGACATCCCGGTGCGCTCGCATTCGGCCTGGATACCCCGCCAGGTGGCGGTGTCGATGGCCTCACCGCCGAGCGCGAGCACCGCCAGCGGCACCTGGGTGAGCAGGCCCGCGGCCCGCAGGGAAGCGAACATCGACGGGGTGGTGTCGATCATGTCGATCGCGAAGCGCCCGATGGTCTCCACCAGCGCCTCGGCGTCGCGCTGCACCTCGTCGGAGACGATGTGCACTGTGTGCCCGTCGAGCAAGGCTGCCAACGGCTGCCAGGCCGCATCGAACGTGAACGACCACGCGTGGGCCACCCGCAAGGGACGGCCGAGTCGGTTGGCCGCCGGCTGCAGTACCTGGTGGGCGTGATCGGCGCAGTAGGCCAGCAGCGCCTGATGGGTTCCGATGACGCCCTTGGGCTTTCCGGTCGTGCCTGAGGTGAACACGATGTAGGCGCCCTGCCCGGGGTACACCGGCGCGGGCCGGTAGTCGACGTCCGGTTCGGAATCGACAGCTGCCAGCAGGGCCTCGTCGACGACGAGCGAGTGCAGGCCTGCGCCGATCTGGCGCAGAATCTCGGCCACCCGTTCGTCGGGCATGGCCGGGTCCAGCGGCACGATCATCGCGCCCGCCTTGAGCACTGCGAGCATCGCCACCACGTAGTCGGGCCCACGGCGCAATCGGATCGGCACCGGAGTCTCGGCGGAAACACCGCGCCGGATCAGCTCGGCGGCCAGGAGATCGGCGGCGTCGTCGAGTTCGCGATAGCTGAGCTCTCCCCCTTCCCAACTCACGGCAACCGAACCGAGCCGCTCCTCGGCGGTCTCGCCGAACGTGGTGTGAAAGCCGGCGTGGAATCCGTCGTACGCCTGAGCAATCTGCGGCGCACCGACGGGTTGTGACTCGTCGTCGAGGGTGACCGCGACCTCGCGCAGCGGACGCTCCCAGCAGTGCAACAGCCGCTGCACCACGCTCAGCACCCGAAGTCCCAGCATCTGCGGATCGAGCTGTCCCAGTGCCCCGTCAAGGGTTTCGACGAGCACCGTGAGCCGGCCGTGGGTGGGATGTGCGGCGATGGTGACCGGGAAGTGCGACAGGCTCTCCAAGGCGGAGGGCCGCAACACCGCACCGCCGAGAGCGAACTCGTCACTGCCGACCAGCCCGCCGGGTGGGAAGTTCTCGTAGACGAGCAGTGTGTCGTACAGCTCGCCGATCCCGCCGAGCGAACGCAACTCGGTATGGCTGAGGTAGCTGTGCTCGCGCAGCTCTGCGGCTTCGCGCTGTAGCGCCAGGCACTGATTCCCAACGGGCAGCTTGGGATCGACCCTGACCCGCAGCGGCACGGTGTTGATGAACAGGCCCACCATCGACTCGACGCCGGCCAGTTCGTCAGGGCGGCCCGACACGGTGACGCCGTACACCACATCGGTGCGGTCGGTGAAGACCGAAAGAATTGTCGCCCAAGCCATCTGGAACAACGTGTTGACCGTGACGCCGCGTCGCCGGGCGGCCTCGAAGATCTCGGCGGATTGCTGTTCGTCGAGGGTCACCTCGGTGCGTGCGGGCAGACCCGGCTCGGCCGCCTGTCCGGACAACACCGGCGACAACAACGTCGGGGCGTCCATGCCGTACAGATGTGCCTGCCACCGCGCCCGGCTGGCCGCCTGATCGCGCCCGGCCAGCCAGCCGATGTAATCGCGATAGGGACGCACCGCCGAGGGCAGTGCAGCCGCGTCGCCATTGGCCCCGTAGAGCGCGATCAACTCACCGACGAAGACCGGAAGCGACCAGCCGTCGATCGCGATGTGATGAGCAACAATCACCAGACGCCAACGCTGCCCGGGCTTTTCGATGAGCAGAAACCGGATCAGCGGTCCGCGGCCGAGGTCGAAGCGCCGGGAACGCTCCGCGGATTCCAGGGTGAGCGCCTGCTCGTCATCAGCGTGCACATGCCGCCACGGCAATTCGACGGCCGACGGGATCACCGCCACCGGGCGGCTCAGGTTTCCCTGGAAGAAGCTGGCCCGCAGGTTGGGATGGCGCACCAGCATCGCCTCGGCACAGGCCCGCAGCAGCTCGGCGTCCAGCGCCCCGTCGATGTCGGCGGCCATCGCGATGACATAGGGGTCGGCCCCGTCGTCGCCTTCGGTCAGGCCGGTCAGCGAGTACAACCCCTGTTGCAGCGGGCTCAATGCCAGGACGTCCTCGACGCCGGGCGGCGTTCCGGTGGTCGTCACGTCGAGATCCCCTGGTCCTGGCCCCATCCCGCGGTCAGCGCGGCCAGCTCGTCGGGCGAGAGGCCCGATGCGGACATCGGCTCATGGTGGACGTCAGCGACCACAGTGCCGTCAGCGTCGTCACCCGCACTATCGATCGCGGCGGCCAGATCGGCCAGACCGGGATGTTCGAACACCATGCGTGCCGTCATCCCCACACCGGCGTCCCTGGCCCGCGCCGCGAGCTGGACCGCCAAGATGCTGTCGCCGCCGAGGGTGAAGAAGTCGTCGTACCGGCCCACCTGGGTGACACCCAGCAAGGTCACCAGCATCGCTGCCAGCGTCTCCTCGGTCGGCGTGGCCGGCGGCTCCGCGGGTGCCGCCGAGGTGACCCGGGGCCGGGTCAGCCTGGCGGGTTCGATGGCATCGACCACGGCGAGCACAGCACCGGCGAACTCCTCGGGCAGCGCGGCGCGCGCGGCGTCCAGGAAGTCCTGGGTGTCAGCCACTTCCGGCGCGAGCACCAGGTAGCCGGCCAGCGTCGTCGTGTCGCGGCCTTCCCAGTATCGCGTCGCCGCAAGGGCTACCCCTTCGAGCGCTTCCAGGGCGGCCTGCACGCGCGGCTCGCCGGTGGTGATGGGCTCCAGCCGACCATCGGTGGTCCAGCGGGCGCGGTCCCCGGTGCGGTACACCTGCCCGTCGCCGAACGGGTTGGGCACGAAGCGATCTGCGGCGACGCCACGGGCTGCCCGGGCTGCCTCGTCAACCGCACCGCCGGCGTAGTAGACCTCACCGGTGACACCGATGGCCACCGGTTGATGCCATTCATCGAGCACATACACCCGAGTGGCGCCCTCGGTCTGCGGCAGACCGGCTGGCGCTACCGCCTTGCGGCTCCAGTCCCCGACCAGCAGATCGCGCTCTACCGGATCGACTACCGCGATGTCGCGCACCGTCTGGTCGGCGTCGGTGACGAATGCCTCGACGATGAGCTTCAGCCACGTCACGAGACGCTGCGCGGTGGCCGCCTCGTAGAGCTCGGTGCGATAGATGACCGTGCCCCGATATCCGGCGCCGGCTTCGGCGAAGAAGTTGAGCGACAGGTCGGCGTGGGCCACGTCGAAGGTGGGTTCCAGTGCAGTGAAACGGGTTTCGCCGTCGGCACCGGTGTCGATGACCTGACTTGCCGGCAGGTCCTCACGCACGTGCACCACCACGCCGAACAGCGGGTTACGGGCCAGCGAACGCACCGGACTCACCGCGTCCACCACCCGGTCGAACGGCAGGTCCTGATGCTTGTAGGCGGCCAACGCCATGCCCCGCGCCCGGTTCAACACTTCACGCAGTGTCGGGTTCTGCGACAGGTCGTTGCGCAGCACCACGATGTTGATGAAGAACCCGATCAGCGTATCGAGTTCGGGCGCGGTACGCCCGGCCACCGGGGTGCCCAGCGCGATGTCGGTGCCCTGCCCGGCCTTGTTCAGGGCGATCGCGACGGCCGCCTGCAACACCATGAATTCGGTCACCCCGAGTTCACGGCTCAGCTCGACGAGCTTGGTCCGGATGGCCGTATCGATCGTGAAATCGAGCGCCTTGCCCTCTCCGGTCGGCACCGGCGGCCTCGGGAAGTCCGGCTGCAGGCCGTTCTCGACGTCGGGATCCCCCGACAGCCCGGCCAGTTGCCGTTTCCAGTAGGTGCGTTGTTCCTCGACGCGCTCGTCGTCGCCCGAGAGCACCTCTGCCTGCCAGGCCGCGAAGTCGGCGTACTGCACCGGCAGCGGCGCCCATTCAGGTGCCTGTCCGGCCCGGCGGGCGTGGTAGGCGGTCAGCAGGTCGGTGAACAGCACCGTGCCCGACCAGTGGTCGGCGGCGATGTGGTGCACCACGAGCGAGAGCACGTGCGAATCCGGAGTGGACAGCATCGCGGCCCGGACGGGCCACTCGTTCTCCAGGTCGAAGCAGTATCGCCGTTCGGCGTCGAGTTCGCCCTGCACCCAATCCTCGCCGGCGCCGTCGGTGCGACGCACGGTGACCGGAGTGACCGCGTGGACCACCTGATAAGGCACACCGTCGATTTCGCAGTAGGTGGTGCGCAAGATCTCGTGCCGGGCGACCACATCGCTGACCGCCGAGGCCAATGCCTCGACATCGCAGGGTCCGGTCAGCCGTGCGGCGAAGGGCACGTTGTTCACCGGGTTGGGTCCGTCGATGCGGAACTGGAACCACTGCCGGTGCTGGGCAGCCGACATCTGCGACGGGCCTTCGTGTGGGACGGGCACGATGGCCGGCAAGCCGGCACCGAGGCCCGAGGCGCGCAGTTCATCGACCTTGGCGGCCAGGCCCGCCACCGTGGCGTGCTCGAAGACATCGGCCACGCCGAGCTCGACACCGCAGCGAGTCCGAACCGCGGCAACGAGTTTGGTGGCCAGGAGCGAGTGACCGCCCAGATCGAAGAACGAATCGTCGGCGCCGACCCCGTCGCGCTCGAGCAGTTCGCCGA from Mycobacterium sp. DL440 includes the following:
- a CDS encoding non-ribosomal peptide synthetase, which produces MTTTGTPPGVEDVLALSPLQQGLYSLTGLTEGDDGADPYVIAMAADIDGALDAELLRACAEAMLVRHPNLRASFFQGNLSRPVAVIPSAVELPWRHVHADDEQALTLESAERSRRFDLGRGPLIRFLLIEKPGQRWRLVIVAHHIAIDGWSLPVFVGELIALYGANGDAAALPSAVRPYRDYIGWLAGRDQAASRARWQAHLYGMDAPTLLSPVLSGQAAEPGLPARTEVTLDEQQSAEIFEAARRRGVTVNTLFQMAWATILSVFTDRTDVVYGVTVSGRPDELAGVESMVGLFINTVPLRVRVDPKLPVGNQCLALQREAAELREHSYLSHTELRSLGGIGELYDTLLVYENFPPGGLVGSDEFALGGAVLRPSALESLSHFPVTIAAHPTHGRLTVLVETLDGALGQLDPQMLGLRVLSVVQRLLHCWERPLREVAVTLDDESQPVGAPQIAQAYDGFHAGFHTTFGETAEERLGSVAVSWEGGELSYRELDDAADLLAAELIRRGVSAETPVPIRLRRGPDYVVAMLAVLKAGAMIVPLDPAMPDERVAEILRQIGAGLHSLVVDEALLAAVDSEPDVDYRPAPVYPGQGAYIVFTSGTTGKPKGVIGTHQALLAYCADHAHQVLQPAANRLGRPLRVAHAWSFTFDAAWQPLAALLDGHTVHIVSDEVQRDAEALVETIGRFAIDMIDTTPSMFASLRAAGLLTQVPLAVLALGGEAIDTATWRGIQAECERTGMSAHNCYGPTETTVEAVVATIAEYAQPCIGRPTESTAAYVLDGWLRPVPDGVCGELYLAGGQLARGYLGRPGETAGRFVADPFTPGARMYRTGDLVRRRVESRALEFLGRSDDQVKIRGFRVEPGEVAATLHTHPGVRHAHVAVRQHRSGPRLIAYVVTDTPVIELRGMLTDTLPRHLVPHHIVAVDEIPLTTNGKVDDAALAALGTGGRSEGAEHPATETERLLAQVLAEVLGTTDGAGVDVTADFLDLGLDSIVALSVVQAVRRRGVALRARLMLDCATVRELAAAIDADAAAVAQAQGAADDAPPDTGPIPLLPNGRWLYQYGDPRRLAQTEVFRLPAGITRAQLEALLRNVIDGHEVLRTRLDRETLTLVPHTPGEVLAEATGSGDLNAAVAEQADLSVQRLDPQNGSMLDAVWLHHPQTDGGLLILTAHVLALDPASWRILVGELENAWHALASGRTPLPVREHTSLRQWSRLLSERAATLDTCDFWERQFEGGDPEIGARRVDPSADRMADVTIKMTFAEPDVTARLLTGPVPVTEVLAAATARALSNWRRHRGQPTPAPVLALETHGRSDAVVSDHDEVDTGDTAGLLSMIYPLRLSADDARGVAAQVAAIPGDAIDYGLLRYLREDTAERLGVHQDPQVLLNYLGRIELDAADHALLQDRSLQTGVTPVPEPNVAVRHELTVMAAVIDRDGSAVLGTQWRTLPDILSAEDIATLQAMWLDALREVIT